One segment of Marvinbryantia formatexigens DSM 14469 DNA contains the following:
- a CDS encoding lysozyme family protein, producing the protein MTIQKKTAAKTKKAAGKSKEHPKEKTKEKTNGKTASSAARRTGKRSARSKASSSAASELRRKQVAKQRILLGCAALFVILFLTLILPRITHHRESSGRLVGVNSDVLQYSDAVAAQCREFGISEYSNLLLAMMQQESSGQGTDVLQCSESPFNTEYPNTPGSIADAAYSIRVGVETFAYCLDMAECKSISDTNALKLALQEYNFGNDYAGWALENYGGYSEENALEFSERMKAQLGWETYGDPQYVSHVLQYIRL; encoded by the coding sequence ATGACCATACAGAAGAAAACGGCTGCAAAGACGAAAAAAGCAGCCGGAAAAAGTAAAGAACATCCAAAGGAAAAAACAAAAGAAAAAACGAATGGCAAAACTGCCTCCAGTGCCGCCCGCCGAACGGGAAAGCGTTCTGCCAGGAGCAAAGCCTCCTCTTCTGCGGCATCTGAGCTTCGCAGGAAGCAGGTGGCAAAACAGCGCATCCTTCTCGGATGCGCGGCGCTGTTTGTCATCCTTTTTCTCACGCTGATCCTGCCCCGCATCACACACCACCGGGAAAGCAGCGGCAGACTGGTGGGCGTCAATTCCGACGTCCTGCAATATTCTGACGCGGTCGCCGCACAGTGCAGGGAATTCGGCATTTCCGAATATTCCAACCTGCTGCTGGCGATGATGCAGCAGGAAAGCTCCGGACAGGGAACAGACGTTCTGCAGTGCTCAGAGAGTCCCTTTAACACGGAATACCCCAACACGCCGGGCAGCATCGCCGATGCCGCTTACTCCATCCGCGTGGGCGTCGAGACCTTTGCCTACTGCCTGGACATGGCGGAGTGCAAAAGCATTTCCGATACAAACGCGCTGAAGCTCGCCCTGCAGGAGTACAACTTCGGCAACGATTACGCCGGGTGGGCACTGGAAAATTACGGCGGCTATTCCGAGGAAAACGCCCTGGAATTTTCCGAAAGGATGAAGGCGCAGCTTGGCTGGGAAACCTACGGCGACCCGCAGTACGTATCACACGTCCTGCAGTACATCAGGCTGTAG
- a CDS encoding aromatic acid exporter family protein translates to MANRQLWKPVLQALKIAIGSSFAIWLAQTLGLSFAASAGSIAMLTIVTTKWETVRLSGFRVITFAIAVFIAWLTISRLKSAWMAYGIFLFAMTLICEAFGWRAALSVNAVIGTHFLETRDFRPEAIWNEFCLLLIGISIALFLNLFHNNRVHKKDLIQNMRYTEERLQMIMGEIAAYLSCRDMQRDVWEDIVVLEGKLRGFIRDAHEYQDNTFHSHPGYYIDYFEMRLQQCGVLHNLHYEMKKIRHMPVQAQVIAQFVLDTADYVTEKNIPTVQLAKLDDIFLSMKEEPLPVSREEFESRALLYHILMDLEEFLVFKKRFVEDMDDTRRRHYWENEQ, encoded by the coding sequence ATGGCGAACAGACAATTATGGAAACCGGTGCTGCAGGCACTGAAAATAGCAATCGGAAGCAGCTTTGCCATCTGGCTTGCGCAGACGCTCGGTCTTTCCTTTGCAGCGTCCGCGGGCAGCATCGCCATGCTCACGATCGTCACGACGAAGTGGGAGACAGTGCGGCTGTCCGGTTTCCGTGTGATTACCTTCGCCATTGCGGTATTTATTGCCTGGCTTACCATTTCGCGGCTGAAAAGCGCCTGGATGGCATACGGTATTTTTCTGTTCGCCATGACATTGATTTGCGAAGCCTTTGGCTGGAGGGCGGCGCTTTCGGTAAATGCGGTGATCGGCACCCATTTCCTGGAGACGCGCGACTTCCGGCCGGAGGCAATCTGGAATGAATTCTGTCTTCTTCTGATTGGCATTTCCATTGCGCTGTTTCTGAACCTGTTCCACAACAACCGGGTGCATAAAAAAGACCTTATTCAGAATATGCGCTATACGGAGGAACGCCTTCAGATGATCATGGGTGAGATTGCCGCCTATCTTTCCTGCCGGGATATGCAGAGGGATGTCTGGGAGGATATTGTGGTGCTGGAGGGAAAGCTGCGCGGATTTATCCGGGATGCGCACGAGTACCAGGATAATACCTTCCATTCCCATCCGGGATATTATATTGATTATTTTGAAATGCGCCTGCAGCAGTGCGGGGTACTGCATAACCTGCATTATGAAATGAAAAAAATCCGTCACATGCCCGTGCAGGCGCAGGTAATTGCGCAGTTTGTGCTGGACACAGCGGATTATGTAACGGAAAAAAATATTCCCACAGTGCAGCTCGCAAAGCTGGACGATATTTTTCTGTCGATGAAGGAGGAACCGCTGCCGGTCAGCCGGGAAGAATTTGAGAGCCGCGCTCTGCTGTACCATATTCTGATGGATCTGGAGGAGTTCCTCGTATTTAAAAAGCGTTTTGTTGAGGATATGGATGACACCCGGCGCCGTCATTACTGGGAAAACGAGCAGTAG
- a CDS encoding Mrp/NBP35 family ATP-binding protein, producing MAEKSCSSASSCDRESCEGCPSKQNQQSFQVDANAYSEIKNVIGVVSGKGGVGKSMVTASLANMLAAKGYRVGILDADITGPSIPKMYGLRGPAVADDEGIYPMITENDIKVISINLMMPDEESPVIWRGPVIAGVVKQFWSDVIWGELDYLLVDMPPGTGDVPLTVFQSLPVDGIVIVSSPQELVQMIVKKAYNMAKTMNIPVLGIVENYSWLVCPDCGKKISVFGESHIDEVAAGMGLKVLGKMPIDPQFAALADGGFAKAQNPYLEEAYRALTASGK from the coding sequence ATGGCAGAGAAATCATGCAGCAGCGCATCGAGCTGCGACAGAGAAAGCTGTGAGGGATGTCCGAGCAAGCAGAATCAGCAGAGCTTTCAGGTAGACGCAAACGCGTACTCCGAGATAAAAAATGTAATTGGCGTGGTGAGCGGCAAGGGCGGCGTCGGAAAATCGATGGTGACGGCTTCCCTGGCAAACATGCTGGCGGCAAAGGGCTACCGCGTGGGTATCCTGGACGCGGATATTACCGGACCGTCCATCCCGAAAATGTACGGGCTCCGCGGACCGGCGGTGGCGGACGACGAGGGGATTTATCCGATGATCACGGAAAACGACATCAAGGTCATTTCCATCAACCTTATGATGCCGGATGAGGAATCACCGGTAATCTGGAGAGGACCGGTCATCGCGGGCGTGGTAAAGCAGTTCTGGAGCGATGTAATCTGGGGCGAGCTGGATTATCTTCTGGTGGACATGCCGCCCGGAACCGGTGATGTGCCGCTGACGGTGTTCCAGTCCCTGCCGGTGGACGGCATCGTGATTGTTTCCTCGCCGCAGGAGCTGGTGCAGATGATTGTAAAGAAAGCCTACAATATGGCGAAAACCATGAATATTCCGGTGCTCGGCATCGTGGAGAATTATAGCTGGCTGGTATGTCCGGACTGCGGAAAGAAGATTTCCGTGTTTGGAGAGAGCCATATCGACGAAGTAGCAGCGGGTATGGGGCTGAAGGTGCTCGGCAAGATGCCGATCGACCCGCAGTTTGCGGCGCTGGCGGACGGAGGGTTTGCCAAAGCGCAGAATCCGTATCTGGAGGAGGCTTACCGGGCGCTTACGGCATCCGGAAAGTAA
- a CDS encoding CAP domain-containing protein: MEQRKRGPVRYLTGGILFLLLILLAAAPAMAQDETVDVFVKGRLEYQKAYQVLTYTNQVRAERGVEPLAMDKDLMAAAMQRAAEISILFAHDRPDGTDCYSASPKMSGENIAAGQRSASAVVTSWKNSPGHYANMIEGDFRSVGIGCFNYDGTLYWVQCFGRGSASAGTKPADKSTVMRINLHQYYLYDARNLFITGVDGTSINALALKKGDKKNLTLLFYDGGSIKPVELLWKDFRLKSSNPAVLTVDGAGNVKGVKAGTAVVTISHPQYPGWSCPMTFKVSDADSRSLILNANGGSLSKTQNIKTQKRTVTYKKKYGELPTPVRKGYTFKGWYTGKSGGSKVTSSTTVQIAKGKTQTLYARWSKITVKKASITKLTPKSGSLTVKWAKVSGAKGYEVFVSTSKKFTSGTTKKGNVTSGSKISGTFKNLRRNTKYYVRVRAYTTDALGNKIYGSYSTVKSIRVK; the protein is encoded by the coding sequence ATGGAACAGAGAAAAAGAGGACCTGTCAGATATCTGACGGGCGGGATACTGTTTTTGCTGCTGATATTGCTGGCGGCAGCTCCGGCGATGGCGCAGGATGAGACTGTAGACGTGTTTGTGAAGGGAAGGCTGGAGTATCAGAAAGCGTACCAGGTGCTGACATACACGAACCAGGTCCGTGCAGAGCGGGGCGTGGAGCCGCTTGCAATGGATAAGGATCTGATGGCGGCGGCAATGCAGCGGGCAGCGGAGATTTCCATACTGTTCGCCCATGACAGACCGGACGGTACAGACTGCTACTCGGCGTCGCCGAAGATGAGCGGGGAAAATATTGCCGCCGGGCAGAGGAGCGCGTCTGCGGTCGTGACGTCGTGGAAAAATTCTCCGGGCCATTATGCAAATATGATTGAAGGGGATTTTCGCAGCGTCGGCATCGGCTGCTTCAACTATGACGGCACGCTGTACTGGGTGCAGTGCTTTGGCAGAGGAAGCGCGTCCGCAGGGACAAAGCCGGCGGATAAAAGCACGGTGATGCGGATAAATCTTCACCAGTATTATTTATATGATGCCAGAAATCTTTTCATCACCGGAGTTGACGGAACCTCCATCAATGCGCTGGCGCTGAAAAAGGGCGATAAGAAAAATCTTACGCTGCTGTTTTACGACGGCGGCAGCATTAAGCCGGTCGAGCTGCTGTGGAAGGACTTCCGTCTGAAAAGCAGCAATCCGGCGGTGCTTACCGTGGATGGCGCCGGAAATGTGAAAGGAGTAAAAGCGGGAACAGCGGTGGTAACGATTTCGCACCCGCAGTATCCGGGCTGGAGCTGTCCGATGACGTTCAAAGTGAGCGATGCAGACAGCCGGAGCCTGATTTTAAATGCCAACGGGGGCTCGCTGTCAAAGACGCAAAACATCAAAACACAGAAGCGCACCGTCACTTACAAAAAGAAGTATGGGGAGCTGCCCACTCCTGTGCGCAAAGGCTACACATTTAAAGGCTGGTACACGGGCAAATCCGGCGGCAGCAAGGTGACGTCATCGACAACCGTGCAGATTGCGAAGGGCAAGACGCAGACGCTTTACGCGCGCTGGTCGAAGATTACCGTAAAGAAAGCGTCGATCACAAAGCTTACGCCAAAATCCGGCAGCCTGACGGTGAAGTGGGCGAAGGTTTCCGGGGCAAAGGGCTATGAAGTTTTCGTGTCGACGAGTAAAAAATTTACGTCCGGCACGACAAAGAAAGGCAATGTCACAAGCGGCAGCAAGATTTCCGGAACGTTTAAAAATCTCAGAAGAAACACAAAATATTATGTGCGTGTGAGAGCGTACACAACGGATGCGCTCGGAAATAAGATTTACGGGAGCTACAGCACAGTAAAATCCATCAGGGTGAAGTAG
- a CDS encoding peptide ABC transporter substrate-binding protein, translating into MKKRVISMLLAAVMTASLVGGTMMTAAAEEAAEGKQLSVQVGPDPETIDPALNSAVDGGNMILHAFECLLTIDQDGQIAPGQAEEWSVSDDGLTWTFKLREGLKWSDGSDLTANDFVYSWKRVCDPNVAAPYAETVLGMVEGFDEAIEGNLDALAVTAVDDQTLEVKLSAPCPFFESLAAFATLSPVQQATVEANGDAWAIDASTYVSNGPFMVTEWVPGSYIIMSKNPNYWNADAIKLGSIKWNLIEDSNASYNAYQSGEVLMIKDVPTEEIPSLEGNEEFHVEPIIGTYYISYNTQVEPLDNPLVRKALNLAIDREYVANTLMQGTYSPATNFIGPGWVDTDGSSFEENANGGEPYMSATADIEGALAALEEAGYPNGEGLPVLHYSTNDSGYHKAVAEYLQQAWKEIGVTLEVDIVEWSSFTPMRRSGDFEIARNGWVGDYADPSNMLDLLYSTNGNNDGKFNSADYDAAMDKSRSTTDAAERSAALHEAEDILMEESACCPLAYYNDFWLQSSKIEGSWHSAYGYWHFMYADIAE; encoded by the coding sequence ATGAAAAAGAGAGTAATTAGTATGCTTCTCGCAGCAGTGATGACCGCTTCTCTGGTTGGCGGTACCATGATGACTGCAGCGGCAGAAGAGGCGGCAGAAGGCAAGCAGCTTTCCGTTCAGGTTGGTCCGGATCCGGAAACCATTGACCCGGCTCTGAACAGCGCGGTAGACGGTGGAAACATGATTCTGCACGCATTCGAGTGCCTTCTCACGATTGACCAGGATGGTCAGATCGCACCGGGACAGGCAGAAGAGTGGAGCGTATCAGATGATGGTCTTACCTGGACCTTCAAGCTTCGTGAGGGACTGAAATGGTCCGACGGAAGCGACCTTACAGCAAACGATTTCGTTTACAGCTGGAAGCGTGTATGCGATCCGAACGTAGCAGCTCCGTATGCTGAGACCGTACTTGGTATGGTAGAAGGTTTTGATGAGGCGATCGAGGGCAACCTTGATGCGCTGGCAGTTACCGCAGTAGATGACCAGACGCTGGAGGTTAAGCTTTCCGCTCCGTGTCCGTTCTTTGAGAGCCTTGCAGCATTCGCAACCCTCAGCCCGGTTCAGCAGGCAACCGTTGAGGCAAACGGCGATGCATGGGCAATCGATGCTTCCACCTACGTTTCCAACGGTCCGTTCATGGTAACCGAGTGGGTACCGGGTTCCTACATCATCATGAGCAAGAACCCGAACTACTGGAACGCAGACGCAATCAAGCTTGGCAGCATCAAATGGAACCTGATCGAGGATTCCAACGCATCCTACAATGCATATCAGAGCGGCGAAGTTCTGATGATCAAGGATGTTCCGACCGAGGAAATTCCGAGCCTTGAGGGCAACGAGGAATTCCATGTAGAGCCGATTATCGGTACCTACTACATTTCCTACAATACACAGGTTGAGCCGCTTGACAACCCGCTGGTACGTAAAGCGCTGAATCTGGCGATCGACAGAGAATATGTTGCAAATACTCTGATGCAGGGAACCTACTCTCCGGCTACCAACTTCATCGGACCGGGCTGGGTAGACACAGACGGAAGCTCCTTTGAAGAGAATGCAAACGGCGGCGAACCGTACATGAGCGCAACCGCTGATATCGAGGGCGCTCTGGCAGCTCTTGAGGAAGCTGGTTATCCGAACGGCGAGGGACTGCCGGTTCTGCACTACAGCACCAACGATTCCGGTTACCACAAGGCAGTTGCAGAGTATCTGCAGCAGGCATGGAAAGAGATCGGCGTTACCCTGGAAGTAGATATCGTAGAGTGGTCCAGCTTCACACCGATGCGCCGCAGCGGCGATTTCGAAATCGCACGTAACGGCTGGGTAGGAGACTATGCAGACCCGTCCAACATGCTTGACCTTCTGTACTCCACCAACGGAAACAACGATGGTAAGTTCAACAGCGCAGATTACGATGCGGCTATGGACAAATCAAGAAGCACGACAGATGCAGCAGAGCGCTCCGCAGCGCTTCACGAGGCAGAGGATATCCTTATGGAAGAATCCGCATGCTGCCCGCTGGCATACTACAATGACTTCTGGCTGCAGAGCAGCAAGATCGAAGGTTCCTGGCATTCCGCATACGGCTACTGGCACTTCATGTATGCTGACATTGCAGAATAA
- a CDS encoding ABC transporter ATP-binding protein — MSDKLLKVEHLYQYFPAGGFGKKKKYVQAVDDVSFSISRGETLGLVGESGCGKTTTGRSLLRLYEPTKGRIIYDDKVLFDSGDVPLMDDNGKDIAVDGKTQYGRKTAVDMKPYRREMQIVFQDPYASLDPRMTVGDIVGEAIDIHKLASSKEERYNKIQSLLERVGLNSEHANRYPHEFSGGQRQRVGIARALAVDPKFIVCDEPISALDVSIQAQVVNMFEDLQEQLGLTYLFIAHDLSVVKHISNRIGVMYLGKLVELADSYELIFHSLHPYTKSLISAIPIADPKIARENKRIVLEGDVPSPLNPPSGCRFRTRCPYATEKCAAEVPKFQEVSKGHFAACHHLDKVN, encoded by the coding sequence ATGAGCGACAAATTACTTAAGGTCGAACACCTTTACCAGTACTTTCCGGCCGGAGGCTTCGGAAAAAAGAAAAAGTACGTGCAGGCGGTAGATGATGTGTCATTTTCCATCAGCAGGGGAGAGACGCTGGGGCTTGTCGGGGAATCCGGCTGCGGAAAAACGACGACCGGACGTTCTCTGCTGCGGCTGTATGAGCCGACGAAGGGGCGTATCATCTATGACGATAAAGTGCTTTTTGACAGCGGGGATGTGCCGCTGATGGACGATAATGGAAAAGACATTGCGGTAGATGGAAAAACACAGTATGGCAGAAAGACGGCGGTGGATATGAAGCCGTACCGCCGCGAAATGCAGATCGTATTCCAGGACCCGTATGCCAGCCTCGACCCGCGTATGACGGTGGGAGACATCGTCGGGGAAGCAATCGACATTCATAAGCTGGCGTCCTCAAAGGAGGAGCGCTACAATAAGATACAGAGCCTGCTGGAGCGGGTGGGACTGAACTCAGAGCATGCCAACCGTTATCCGCATGAGTTTTCCGGCGGACAGCGCCAGCGTGTCGGCATTGCCCGCGCGCTTGCGGTAGACCCGAAATTTATCGTCTGTGACGAGCCGATTTCCGCGCTGGACGTTTCTATCCAGGCGCAGGTGGTCAATATGTTTGAGGATCTGCAGGAGCAGCTCGGACTGACGTATCTGTTTATTGCGCACGATTTGTCGGTTGTCAAGCATATTTCCAACCGTATCGGCGTAATGTATCTCGGAAAGCTGGTGGAGCTGGCGGACAGCTACGAGCTGATTTTCCACAGCCTGCATCCTTATACAAAGAGCCTTATTTCGGCAATTCCGATTGCCGACCCGAAAATAGCGCGGGAAAATAAGCGAATCGTGCTGGAGGGCGATGTGCCAAGCCCCTTAAATCCGCCTTCGGGCTGCCGGTTCCGCACCAGATGCCCGTACGCCACGGAAAAGTGCGCCGCCGAGGTGCCGAAATTCCAGGAGGTAAGCAAAGGGCATTTCGCAGCATGTCATCACCTTGATAAAGTAAATTAA
- a CDS encoding ABC transporter ATP-binding protein, whose amino-acid sequence MSEYLVNIEHERLSFFTPAGEVKALNDVSFHIKQGEVLGIVGESGSGKSVTAYSLMGLTAYPGKLLGGTLDFNGHRINDMTEKEFRKMRGNEVSIIFQDPMTSLNPVYTIGNQIREVIKLHTDKSRKEVQERAVELLELVGINEPKKRLKQYPHELSGGMRQRVMIAIALACEPKLLIADEPTTALDVTIQAQILELMMSLKEKLGMAIMMITHDLGVVASMCDHIAVMYAGNIVEYGTTDDIFYNPKHEYTKGLIRSIPRMDSKEHERLVPIEGTPVDMLNPPKGCPFASRCDACMQICLREKAPVTHFGDVHYTSCWMNQKAELEGGSAK is encoded by the coding sequence ATGAGTGAATATCTGGTAAATATTGAACACGAACGCCTCTCCTTCTTCACACCGGCGGGGGAAGTGAAAGCGCTGAACGACGTATCCTTTCACATTAAACAGGGCGAGGTGCTCGGCATCGTCGGCGAGAGCGGTTCCGGAAAATCGGTAACGGCGTACAGTCTCATGGGACTGACGGCGTATCCGGGAAAGCTGCTTGGCGGTACGCTGGATTTTAACGGGCACCGCATCAACGATATGACGGAAAAGGAATTCCGCAAGATGCGCGGAAACGAGGTTTCCATTATCTTCCAGGACCCGATGACCAGCCTGAATCCGGTCTACACGATTGGAAACCAGATCCGCGAGGTGATTAAGCTTCACACGGATAAGAGCAGAAAAGAAGTGCAGGAGCGTGCGGTGGAGCTGCTGGAGCTGGTGGGCATCAACGAGCCGAAAAAGCGTCTGAAGCAATATCCGCACGAGCTTTCCGGCGGTATGCGCCAGCGTGTGATGATTGCGATCGCTCTGGCGTGCGAGCCGAAGCTTCTGATTGCGGACGAGCCGACGACGGCGCTCGACGTGACCATCCAGGCGCAGATTCTGGAGCTGATGATGAGCTTGAAGGAAAAGCTGGGCATGGCGATTATGATGATCACGCATGACCTTGGCGTGGTAGCGAGCATGTGCGACCACATTGCAGTCATGTATGCCGGAAATATTGTAGAGTATGGAACGACGGATGATATTTTCTATAACCCGAAGCATGAGTATACAAAGGGGCTGATTCGCAGCATTCCGCGTATGGACAGCAAAGAGCATGAGCGTCTTGTTCCGATTGAGGGAACGCCGGTGGATATGCTGAACCCGCCGAAGGGCTGCCCGTTTGCGTCCCGGTGTGATGCGTGTATGCAGATCTGTCTGCGTGAAAAGGCGCCGGTTACGCATTTTGGTGACGTACATTATACATCCTGCTGGATGAACCAGAAGGCAGAGCTGGAAGGAGGAAGCGCGAAATGA
- a CDS encoding ABC transporter permease, translating to MKENPNPLSFQARIRPEDFLPASDEEKESLVVMRDSVSFWKDGLRRLLKNKVAMVSLAAVIIIMFFSFVVPSFYPYSYEEQIRGSEHLAPMEYSEEEQARIDAGEKVFPHVFGTDKHGRDYAIRVMMGSRVSLIVGLVAAVIILIIGSLFGSIAAFFGGWVDIIMMRIVDVIYTIPDVLLIVLLSFALKAPLEKLGTLPGFGWVQTLGSNLISIFIVFALLYWGGMARMVRSQILTLKESEYVTAARALGASNARIIKKHLLTNCIGTLIVTTTLQIPSSIFTESFLSFLGLGVAVPMPSLGSLASDAINGLNTYPYLLFIPAILISLIILSFNLLGDGLRDAFDPKMKN from the coding sequence ATGAAAGAAAATCCGAATCCGTTGAGTTTTCAGGCAAGAATCCGTCCGGAGGACTTCCTTCCCGCTTCTGACGAGGAAAAAGAGAGCCTCGTGGTGATGCGCGACAGCGTCAGCTTCTGGAAGGATGGTCTGCGCCGTCTCCTGAAAAACAAGGTGGCGATGGTCAGCCTGGCGGCGGTTATTATTATCATGTTCTTCTCCTTTGTTGTACCGTCTTTTTATCCGTACAGCTATGAGGAGCAGATCCGGGGAAGCGAGCATCTGGCCCCGATGGAGTATTCCGAGGAGGAGCAGGCGCGCATAGACGCCGGGGAAAAGGTATTCCCGCATGTCTTCGGTACAGATAAGCATGGTCGCGACTATGCTATCCGTGTAATGATGGGAAGCCGTGTTTCCCTGATCGTCGGACTGGTGGCAGCCGTTATCATCCTGATTATCGGTTCCCTGTTCGGCTCTATCGCTGCTTTCTTTGGCGGCTGGGTAGATATTATCATGATGCGGATCGTCGACGTCATATACACGATACCGGACGTTCTGCTGATCGTACTTTTGTCGTTCGCATTAAAGGCGCCGCTGGAGAAGCTTGGCACGCTGCCGGGCTTTGGCTGGGTGCAGACACTTGGAAGCAACCTTATCAGTATTTTTATCGTATTCGCGCTTCTGTACTGGGGCGGTATGGCGCGTATGGTGCGAAGCCAGATCCTCACCCTGAAGGAGAGCGAGTATGTGACTGCGGCGCGGGCGCTTGGCGCGTCGAATGCCAGAATTATTAAAAAGCATCTGCTGACGAACTGTATCGGTACGCTGATCGTTACAACGACGCTGCAGATTCCGTCCTCTATCTTTACGGAGAGCTTTTTAAGCTTCCTGGGACTTGGTGTGGCGGTGCCGATGCCGTCTCTGGGAAGCCTTGCCAGCGATGCGATCAACGGTCTGAACACGTACCCGTATCTGCTGTTTATCCCGGCGATACTTATCAGTCTGATTATTCTGAGCTTTAACCTGCTCGGCGACGGTCTGCGCGACGCGTTTGACCCGAAGATGAAGAACTAG
- a CDS encoding ABC transporter permease — MVKYICKRLGMAVVTIWLVATLTFFLMNMVPGGPFLSEKAVSPKAMEALEAKYGLDKPLFEQYCTYMWDALHGDFGDSLKQRGRTVSSIIATKFPVSARIGGLAVLVAFCVGVPLGCLSAMKRGKVGDNIIIVIATCGIAVPNFVVCTLLMYTFGAKLGWLPTLGLSTWKHYIMPVTALAFYPTAYITRLMRSSMLDVLGQDYMRTARAKGLSQFVSLFKHALRNAILPVITYLGPLLAYTVTGSFIVEKIFTIPGLGGEFIGSITNRDYTVIMGTTIFLATLMILMNVVVDIVYKIVDPRINLK; from the coding sequence ATGGTTAAATACATCTGTAAACGTCTGGGCATGGCAGTCGTGACAATCTGGTTAGTTGCGACCCTGACGTTTTTTCTGATGAATATGGTACCCGGCGGTCCGTTTTTATCAGAAAAAGCAGTCAGTCCGAAGGCGATGGAGGCACTGGAGGCAAAGTACGGGCTGGACAAGCCGCTGTTTGAGCAGTACTGTACATACATGTGGGATGCGCTCCACGGAGACTTCGGGGACAGCCTGAAGCAGCGCGGACGTACGGTTTCATCTATTATTGCGACAAAATTCCCGGTATCCGCCCGAATCGGCGGACTGGCGGTTCTGGTGGCATTCTGTGTCGGCGTGCCGCTCGGATGTCTGTCAGCGATGAAGAGAGGAAAGGTGGGGGACAATATCATCATTGTTATTGCCACCTGCGGAATTGCCGTGCCGAACTTTGTGGTATGTACGCTGCTGATGTACACATTCGGGGCAAAGCTGGGGTGGCTGCCCACGCTGGGATTAAGTACCTGGAAGCATTATATCATGCCGGTGACAGCGCTGGCGTTCTATCCGACGGCGTACATTACCCGTCTGATGCGCTCTTCTATGCTGGATGTGCTTGGACAGGATTACATGCGCACGGCGCGGGCGAAGGGGCTGAGCCAGTTTGTCAGCCTGTTTAAGCATGCGCTGAGAAACGCAATCCTTCCGGTCATCACATACCTGGGACCCCTGCTTGCCTATACCGTGACAGGCAGCTTTATCGTGGAGAAGATTTTCACGATTCCGGGTCTGGGCGGAGAATTTATCGGCTCTATTACCAACCGTGATTATACGGTTATCATGGGAACCACGATTTTCCTGGCGACGCTGATGATTCTGATGAATGTAGTAGTGGATATTGTCTACAAGATCGTAGACCCGCGTATTAATTTGAAGTAA